One Silene latifolia isolate original U9 population chromosome 4, ASM4854445v1, whole genome shotgun sequence DNA segment encodes these proteins:
- the LOC141652745 gene encoding uncharacterized protein LOC141652745, which yields MGGNKGGGGGGGGGGGGGGKGGGGGGGGGKGGGGGGSGGGSKGVGSGSGGGKGGSGGGNGGGGRSGGSGGGGGGKSGGGGGGKSGGGGGGSGSMVAPGTGGSSHISRGGFESNPQGYFSGLHSSNK from the coding sequence ATGGGAGGCAacaaaggaggaggaggaggtggtggtggtggtggtggtggaggcgGCAAAGGTGGAGGTGGTGGCGGTGGAGGCGGCAAAGGTGGAGGTGGTGGCGGCAGTGGAGGTGGCAGCAAAGGTGTAGGTAGTGGCAGTGGGGGCGGCAAAGGTGGCAGTGGGGGTGGGAATGGTGGAGGTGGAAGGAGTGGTGGCAGTGGCGGAGGAGGTGGAGGAAAGAGTGGTGGTGGAGGTGGGGGGAAGAGTGGTGGCGGAGGAGGAGGTTCAGGATCGATGGTGGCTCCAGGAACAGGAGGATCATCACATATATCGAGGGGTGGATTTGAGAGTAACCCACAGGGTTACTTCTCTGGCTTGCATTCGAGTAATAAGTAG
- the LOC141652744 gene encoding photosystem II D1 precursor processing protein PSB27-H2, chloroplastic, which translates to MQMIAAFNMKITLFMEGRVLPNGLQTAQNSIIDDKLQPRHLPLQFPAEAKLSRRQLCSMTSLLTILTFNHSILTKPVRADDKADDEQKDDSIIDSVKSLFDPNETTKSGKVLPKAYLKSAREVVKTLRESLEEDRKDMAKFRRTADAAKESIRDYLSNWRGQQTVIKEESYEVLEKAFRSLAKFYAKAGPSASLTDDVKSEILHDLETAEQFL; encoded by the exons ATGCAAATGATCGCGGCATTTAACATGAAGATTACTCTGTTTATGGAGGGGCGAGTGCTGCCAAATGGGCTCCAAACGGCGCAGAACTCAATTATAGATG ACAAATTGCAGCCAAGGCATCTCCCACTGCAATTTCCCGCTGAAGCAAAACTTAGCCGCAGACAGTTATGCAGTATGACCTCATTGCTAACCATTCTAACATTCAACCATAGTATACTGACGAAACCAGTGAGGGCAGACGATAAAGCCGATGATGAACAGAAAGATGATAGCATAATTGACTCTGTCAAGTCGTTGTTTGATCCCAATGAGACAACAAAGTCAGGGAAAGTATTGCCAAAAGCCTATTTAAAGTCAGCCAGGGAAGTTGTTAAGACACTTCGAGAATCACTTGAGGAAGATCGGAAAGATATGGCTAAATTTAGACGAACTGCAGATGCTGCAAAAGAATCTATTCGGGACTATTTGAGTAACTGGAGAGGCCAGCAAACTGTCATCAAAGAG GAATCTTACGAGGTGCTCGAGAAAGCGTTTAGATCTCTTGCCAAGTTTTACGCAAAGGCAGGTCCATCAGCGTCACTCACTGATGATGTAAAGTCCGAGATATTACATGATTTAGAGACAGCTGAACAATTTTTATAA